Proteins from a single region of Stappia sp. ES.058:
- a CDS encoding DUF1839 family protein has product MFEKLATLDPQTYSPHALHDAERIWPETNCYIDLWIEALHALGLEPEAMLGFTLTQDFEGDQFTFFKVPLEDLETLYDIRAQELAIYEPTERHVATQIGRGRLCLVEVDSYFLPDTPGVSYRIEHGKTTVAITALDTSARTMRYFHNGGFFALEGEDFDGVFQRGLHAQALPFLPYTEFAKLPATATAPETRRTEALRLLKVHYDRRPAANPFLAYATTFATDIEALSARPFEIFHKYAFNTLRQAGANFELAGTHLDWLGPNGEFAGPAEAAREIAATCKSLQFQLARALARKKFAGLGDGLTPAANAWDRLMSDLGPAVSRLAKECKDTPARRRAA; this is encoded by the coding sequence ATGTTTGAAAAGCTCGCAACCCTCGATCCGCAGACCTACAGCCCGCATGCCTTGCATGACGCGGAACGGATCTGGCCCGAAACCAACTGCTACATCGACCTGTGGATCGAGGCGCTGCATGCGCTTGGTCTCGAGCCCGAGGCCATGCTCGGCTTCACGCTCACACAGGATTTCGAGGGCGACCAGTTCACCTTCTTCAAGGTGCCGCTGGAAGACCTCGAGACGCTCTATGACATCCGCGCCCAGGAACTGGCGATCTACGAGCCTACAGAACGGCACGTCGCAACCCAGATCGGGCGCGGTCGGCTGTGCCTCGTCGAGGTCGACAGCTATTTCCTCCCCGATACGCCGGGCGTGAGCTATCGCATCGAACACGGCAAGACAACGGTCGCGATCACCGCGCTCGACACCAGTGCCCGCACGATGCGCTACTTCCACAACGGCGGCTTCTTCGCGCTTGAAGGCGAGGATTTCGACGGCGTGTTCCAGCGCGGCCTCCATGCGCAGGCGCTGCCCTTCCTGCCCTATACGGAGTTTGCCAAGCTTCCGGCAACGGCGACCGCGCCCGAGACACGCCGCACAGAGGCGCTGCGCCTTCTGAAAGTGCACTACGACCGGCGCCCGGCGGCCAATCCCTTCCTGGCCTATGCGACCACCTTCGCCACCGATATCGAGGCGCTGAGCGCCCGACCGTTCGAGATCTTTCACAAATATGCCTTCAACACGCTGCGGCAGGCAGGCGCGAACTTTGAGCTGGCCGGAACCCATCTCGACTGGCTCGGTCCCAACGGCGAGTTCGCCGGGCCGGCGGAAGCCGCGCGCGAGATCGCCGCGACCTGCAAGAGCCTGCAGTTTCAGCTCGCCCGGGCGCTGGCACGCAAGAAATTCGCCGGGCTCGGCGACGGGCTGACCCCGGCGGCAAACGCCTGGGACCGGCTGATGAGCGACCTCGGTCCGGCGGTGTCCCGCCTGGCGAAAGAGTGCAAAGACACCCCGGCGCGCCGCCGCGCCGCCTGA
- a CDS encoding 6-carboxytetrahydropterin synthase, whose translation MHSVEVRDHIMIAHSFKGEVFGPAQKMHGATFVVDAAFLARDLDANGIVIDIGRAHEVLKETLEPLNFQNLDEVPAFKGKNTTTEFLTRHIFDALATAARADRLGRPGAELHAIRVTLHESHVARAWYEAEI comes from the coding sequence ATGCACAGTGTTGAAGTTCGCGACCACATCATGATCGCCCATTCCTTCAAGGGCGAGGTCTTCGGCCCGGCGCAGAAGATGCATGGCGCCACCTTCGTGGTCGACGCCGCCTTTCTCGCCCGCGATCTCGACGCAAACGGCATCGTCATCGACATCGGCCGCGCCCATGAGGTGCTGAAGGAAACGCTGGAGCCGCTGAACTTCCAGAACCTCGACGAGGTACCGGCGTTCAAGGGCAAGAACACCACGACCGAGTTCCTGACCCGGCACATCTTCGATGCGCTCGCGACGGCCGCGCGCGCCGACCGGCTCGGGCGTCCCGGCGCCGAGCTGCATGCGATCCGCGTCACCCTGCACGAATCCCACGTCGCGCGGGCCTGGTACGAAGCCGAAATCTGA
- a CDS encoding acyl-CoA dehydrogenase family protein, translating into MNIHAHAPNVDLTARARRVATVAATHADSVDRDGRFPAEAVAAMRAERLMGVQIPTEFGGESATTAEIAEICSILGQACSATAMIFAMHQIKVSSLVAHGGDDAWHQGFMARVAGEQMLLGSATTEGGIGGNLRNSICAIEVEGDTCRLEKDATVISYGDQADAILITSRSHAEATASDQVMTVFLKDQYTLEKTHVWDALGMRGTCSDGYVFKGEAPAGQILPRPFAEIAAESMLAHAHILWSAVWYGIAADAFGRAQAFVRAAARKSPDMTPPGALRVAEASSLLQGVKASIIAALETYEAARGNEDRLSSMSFSVAMNNLKIASSQTILTIINHCMLICGILAYKNGTPFSLGRHLRDAHSAQLMISNDRILGNTSNMLLIHKQDTSLLG; encoded by the coding sequence ATGAACATCCACGCCCACGCCCCGAATGTCGACCTGACCGCCCGCGCCCGCCGGGTCGCGACGGTTGCAGCCACCCACGCCGACAGCGTCGACCGCGACGGACGCTTTCCGGCAGAAGCCGTCGCCGCCATGCGCGCGGAGCGGCTGATGGGCGTACAGATCCCGACCGAATTCGGCGGCGAAAGCGCTACGACGGCGGAAATCGCGGAAATCTGCTCCATCCTCGGACAGGCCTGTTCGGCAACCGCCATGATCTTCGCGATGCACCAGATCAAGGTTTCGAGCCTCGTCGCCCACGGCGGGGACGACGCCTGGCACCAGGGCTTCATGGCCCGGGTCGCCGGCGAGCAGATGCTTCTCGGATCGGCGACGACCGAAGGCGGCATTGGCGGCAACCTGCGCAATTCGATCTGCGCCATCGAAGTCGAGGGCGACACCTGCCGGCTGGAAAAGGACGCCACCGTCATTTCCTACGGGGACCAGGCGGACGCCATCCTGATCACCTCGCGCAGCCATGCGGAGGCCACAGCGAGCGACCAGGTGATGACCGTCTTCCTGAAAGACCAGTACACGCTGGAAAAGACCCACGTCTGGGACGCGCTCGGCATGCGTGGCACGTGTTCGGACGGCTATGTCTTCAAGGGCGAGGCACCGGCCGGGCAGATCCTGCCGCGCCCCTTCGCCGAGATCGCAGCGGAATCCATGCTCGCCCACGCCCACATCCTGTGGAGCGCGGTATGGTACGGGATCGCCGCCGACGCCTTCGGCCGGGCGCAGGCCTTCGTCAGGGCGGCCGCGCGCAAGTCCCCCGACATGACGCCGCCGGGCGCGCTGCGCGTGGCGGAAGCCTCCAGCCTGCTCCAGGGCGTGAAGGCAAGCATCATCGCTGCGCTGGAAACTTATGAAGCCGCGCGCGGGAACGAGGACAGACTGTCGTCGATGAGCTTCTCGGTGGCGATGAACAACCTGAAGATCGCCAGTTCGCAGACGATCCTGACGATCATCAATCACTGCATGCTGATCTGCGGCATCCTCGCCTACAAGAACGGCACGCCCTTCAGCCTGGGTCGCCATCTGCGCGACGCCCATTCGGCACAGCTGATGATTTCCAACGACCGCATTCTCGGCAATACGTCGAACATGCTCTTGATTCACAAACAGGACACCAGCCTTCTGGGCTGA
- a CDS encoding acyl carrier protein: protein MSAVEAIRSIVAKHGKLPVDVATLQDDADLYAAGLSSFASVQLMLAIEEHFDIEFPEDRLNRKTFSSIKVISEVVTELSEDQQAA from the coding sequence ATGTCCGCTGTTGAAGCCATTCGCTCGATTGTCGCAAAACACGGCAAGCTGCCGGTGGATGTCGCAACATTGCAGGATGACGCAGATCTCTATGCCGCCGGTCTGTCGTCCTTTGCCTCCGTGCAGTTGATGCTCGCGATCGAAGAGCATTTCGATATCGAATTCCCGGAAGACCGGCTGAACCGCAAGACATTTTCCAGCATCAAGGTGATCTCCGAGGTCGTCACGGAGCTGAGCGAAGATCAGCAGGCCGCATGA
- a CDS encoding glycoside hydrolase family 2 protein, protein MIDPCRLDASDDLLAGVDWDMTVTEASAWATPEDCDPHAAWHPASVPGTAAGALADAGLFSLDAPTPLHDRDVWYLARVEVPAPGAYRLVAPGLATVCEAWFDGQPVLISDSMYARHEVRLDLDGSGDLMLCFRALYPHLERKGPRARWRTQLASHPGLRLMRTTLLGHMPGWCPDVHAVGPWRGLHLIAEEAVRIDDLEIEATLGEDSTGRLKVSLRLPHAAGTPAPSLRCAGWDAELEAGEDGQWRADMLLPGIEAWWPHTHGTPHLHDLTLKTQAGEIALGRTGFRRIEVDAGADREGFALKVNGVPVFCRGAVWINADILRLPSSRESYRPWLERARDAHMNMLRIGGTMAPEGPAFHQLCDELGILVWQDLPFANFDYPAKDESFVDTASRETRDHLRATQASPSLAVVCGGSEMYQQAAMLGLPESRWRGPLTEEILPAAVREIRPDVAYVPNSPCGGAMPFSPDAGVAHYYGVGAYLRPLEDARRANVRFAAECLAFSNIPDGEARALPGGTAPGHDPAWKKGVPRDRGVGWDFEDVRDHYVEALYGVSPAKLRHGDPQAWLDFGRAAVAEVMEATFAEWRRPGSNCAGALVWTFQDLAPGAGWGVVGHDGRPKSAWYALKRAFRPVAVSVTDEGTNGLAIHVVNETAEEQALRVDLSCLRDGRLAVASGSSDLVLAPREARTLAATDLIGAFFDVTYAFRFGPPSHDCVHVRLSDADGTMLDEAFHFPLGRSQCARGAVISASMDRDADGSDVLVLKTDRVAQSVSIEDACFEAEDNWFHLAPERAKRIRLIRRRGRAEETGPTGLVRALYSDTVSYSAT, encoded by the coding sequence ATGATCGATCCCTGCCGTCTCGATGCGTCCGACGACCTGCTCGCCGGCGTCGACTGGGACATGACCGTCACCGAGGCGAGCGCCTGGGCCACGCCGGAAGACTGCGATCCCCATGCGGCCTGGCACCCGGCCAGCGTGCCGGGCACGGCGGCCGGCGCGCTCGCCGATGCCGGGCTTTTCTCGCTGGATGCGCCGACGCCCTTGCACGACCGCGACGTCTGGTATCTCGCCCGTGTCGAGGTGCCCGCGCCCGGCGCCTATCGTCTGGTCGCCCCGGGTCTCGCGACCGTCTGCGAAGCCTGGTTCGACGGCCAGCCCGTGCTGATTTCCGACAGCATGTATGCCCGTCACGAGGTCCGGCTGGATCTCGACGGCTCCGGCGATCTCATGCTGTGCTTCCGCGCGCTCTATCCGCATCTGGAGCGCAAGGGGCCGCGCGCGCGCTGGCGCACGCAGCTTGCCTCCCACCCGGGGCTCAGGCTGATGCGCACGACGCTGCTCGGCCACATGCCCGGCTGGTGCCCCGACGTCCATGCCGTCGGCCCCTGGCGCGGCCTGCATCTCATCGCAGAAGAGGCCGTGCGGATTGATGATCTCGAAATCGAGGCCACGCTCGGCGAGGACAGCACCGGCCGGCTCAAGGTTTCCCTGCGCCTGCCGCATGCAGCAGGGACGCCCGCGCCCAGCCTGCGCTGCGCGGGATGGGACGCGGAGCTTGAAGCCGGCGAGGACGGCCAGTGGCGCGCCGACATGCTCTTGCCCGGGATCGAGGCCTGGTGGCCGCACACCCATGGCACGCCACATCTGCACGATCTAACGCTGAAAACGCAGGCCGGCGAGATCGCGCTCGGACGCACCGGCTTTCGCCGCATCGAGGTCGATGCCGGCGCAGACCGCGAGGGCTTCGCGCTGAAGGTAAACGGCGTGCCGGTGTTTTGCCGCGGCGCGGTTTGGATCAATGCCGACATCCTGCGGCTGCCGTCATCGCGCGAAAGCTACCGCCCCTGGCTGGAACGCGCGCGCGACGCCCATATGAACATGCTGAGGATCGGCGGCACGATGGCGCCGGAAGGCCCCGCCTTCCACCAGCTTTGCGACGAACTCGGCATTCTCGTCTGGCAGGATCTGCCCTTTGCCAATTTCGACTACCCGGCAAAGGACGAGAGTTTCGTCGACACCGCAAGCCGCGAGACCCGCGATCACCTGCGCGCGACGCAGGCCTCCCCCAGCCTTGCCGTCGTGTGCGGCGGGAGCGAGATGTATCAGCAGGCCGCGATGCTGGGGCTTCCCGAAAGCCGCTGGCGCGGGCCGCTGACGGAGGAGATCCTGCCCGCGGCCGTTCGCGAGATCCGCCCCGACGTCGCCTATGTGCCGAATTCGCCGTGCGGCGGAGCCATGCCGTTTTCTCCCGATGCCGGCGTGGCGCATTACTACGGCGTCGGCGCCTATTTGCGCCCGCTTGAGGATGCGCGGCGCGCCAATGTGCGCTTTGCCGCCGAGTGTCTGGCCTTTTCCAATATCCCCGACGGCGAGGCGCGCGCCCTGCCGGGCGGCACCGCCCCCGGGCATGACCCGGCATGGAAAAAGGGCGTGCCGCGCGACCGGGGCGTCGGATGGGACTTCGAGGATGTGCGCGATCACTATGTCGAGGCGCTCTACGGCGTGTCGCCCGCGAAACTCCGCCACGGCGACCCGCAAGCCTGGCTCGATTTCGGCCGGGCAGCCGTCGCCGAGGTGATGGAGGCGACATTTGCCGAATGGCGCCGTCCCGGATCAAACTGCGCCGGCGCGCTGGTGTGGACCTTCCAGGATCTTGCGCCTGGTGCCGGATGGGGCGTGGTCGGCCACGACGGGCGGCCGAAATCGGCCTGGTACGCCTTGAAGCGGGCCTTCAGGCCCGTGGCGGTCTCTGTCACCGATGAAGGCACCAACGGCCTTGCCATCCATGTCGTGAACGAGACGGCGGAAGAACAGGCGCTACGGGTCGACCTCTCCTGCCTGCGCGATGGTCGGCTTGCCGTCGCCTCCGGATCAAGCGATCTGGTGCTCGCTCCCCGCGAGGCGCGTACGCTCGCCGCCACCGACCTGATCGGCGCCTTTTTCGATGTGACATACGCCTTCCGCTTCGGCCCGCCCTCGCACGACTGCGTGCATGTGCGGCTCAGCGATGCCGACGGCACCATGCTGGACGAAGCGTTTCACTTTCCGCTCGGGCGCTCGCAGTGCGCGCGCGGCGCGGTGATTTCAGCCTCGATGGACCGGGACGCAGACGGCTCCGACGTGCTGGTGCTGAAAACAGACCGGGTGGCGCAATCCGTCTCGATCGAGGACGCATGCTTCGAGGCGGAGGACAACTGGTTTCATCTCGCGCCCGAACGGGCGAAGCGGATCCGGCTGATCCGGCGGCGCGGCAGGGCGGAGGAGACCGGTCCGACAGGCCTCGTTCGCGCGCTTTACAGCGACACGGTCTCCTATTCCGCGACCTGA
- the pcaF gene encoding 3-oxoadipyl-CoA thiolase — protein sequence MRHAYIVDYIRTPIGRFGGALSAVRADDLGAAPIRALMARNAEIDWARVDDVIYGCANQAGEDNRNVARMAALLAGLPVEVPGTTVNRLCGSGMDAVIMAARAVRTGEADLMIAGGVESMSRAPFVMPKADAAFSRKAEIYDTTIGWRFVNPVMKKQYGIDSMPETAENVAADYTVARADQDAFAVRSQERAVAAQDNGRLGREIVPVTIPQRKGDAIVVDKDEHPRAGTTVEKLSKLATPFRDGGSVTAGNASGVNDGAAALLIASEEAVKAYGLTPIARVVGGAAAGVPPRIMGIGPVPATRKLMTLLGLSISDFDIVELNEAFAAQGLAVLRELGLGDDCEHVNPNGGAIALGHPLGMSGARLVGTAALELAARGATRALSTMCIGVGQGIACAIEKA from the coding sequence ATGCGTCATGCCTACATTGTCGATTACATCCGCACCCCGATCGGCCGTTTCGGCGGCGCTCTGAGCGCCGTGAGGGCCGATGATCTTGGGGCGGCTCCGATCCGTGCGCTGATGGCGCGCAATGCCGAAATCGACTGGGCGCGGGTGGACGACGTGATCTACGGCTGCGCCAACCAGGCGGGTGAGGACAACCGCAATGTCGCGCGCATGGCCGCTCTCCTTGCAGGTCTGCCGGTCGAAGTGCCGGGCACGACCGTCAATCGCCTGTGCGGCTCCGGGATGGATGCGGTGATCATGGCCGCGCGCGCGGTGCGCACCGGCGAGGCGGATCTGATGATCGCCGGCGGCGTGGAAAGCATGTCGCGCGCACCCTTCGTGATGCCCAAGGCCGACGCGGCGTTTTCCCGCAAGGCGGAAATCTATGACACCACCATCGGCTGGCGGTTCGTCAACCCGGTGATGAAAAAGCAGTACGGCATCGATTCCATGCCGGAGACGGCGGAAAACGTCGCCGCCGATTATACGGTGGCCCGCGCCGACCAGGACGCCTTCGCCGTGCGCTCGCAGGAGCGTGCGGTCGCCGCGCAGGACAACGGTCGCCTGGGCCGGGAAATCGTGCCCGTGACCATTCCGCAGCGCAAGGGCGACGCGATTGTCGTCGACAAGGACGAACATCCGCGCGCCGGCACCACAGTGGAGAAACTGTCGAAGCTCGCGACCCCGTTCCGCGACGGCGGCTCGGTGACGGCGGGCAATGCGTCGGGCGTGAACGATGGCGCGGCCGCGCTTCTGATTGCCTCCGAGGAGGCCGTGAAGGCCTATGGCCTGACGCCGATCGCGCGTGTCGTCGGCGGTGCGGCGGCGGGCGTGCCGCCGCGCATCATGGGCATCGGGCCGGTCCCGGCCACGCGCAAGCTGATGACGCTGCTCGGCCTGTCGATTTCGGATTTCGACATCGTGGAACTGAACGAGGCTTTCGCGGCACAGGGCCTTGCGGTCCTCAGGGAACTCGGGCTCGGCGACGATTGCGAGCATGTGAACCCCAACGGCGGCGCCATCGCGCTCGGCCATCCGCTCGGCATGTCGGGCGCGCGCCTCGTCGGCACGGCGGCGCTGGAGCTTGCGGCACGCGGGGCGACGCGGGCGCTCTCGACCATGTGCATCGGTGTTGGCCAGGGGATCGCCTGCGCCATCGAGAAGGCCTGA
- a CDS encoding glycosyltransferase family 4 protein, with amino-acid sequence MRADAPDLTFLYPGDLATPTGGYIYDRALIAALERAGLRVETRSLGPGYPAPNADVRAKARTTLAALPDGRLTVIDGLACGVMAEELSPHADRLRLVALLHHPLGHESGLEEAAARALIAAERAALAHVRHVVTTSAATARSVRDTLGVAAEAVSVVEPGVEIVASAPAKRPRDGAGPLRLLSVGSLIPRKDHATLLDAVSRLARRDIRLDIAGSADLDPDHAAEIRVLIARLGLEEKVTLHGALPREALDALYRAADLFVLTTLYEGYGMAFVEAMAHGLPVIATGDGAVRDTVPETAGIVLPVGDVAAVADALARFADTPGERLALSRGARAHVARLPGWDTQAARFLTILKGIEQ; translated from the coding sequence ATGCGCGCCGACGCGCCAGACCTGACGTTTCTCTATCCGGGCGATCTGGCGACGCCGACCGGCGGCTATATTTACGACCGGGCGCTGATCGCAGCGCTCGAGCGGGCGGGCTTGCGCGTCGAGACCCGTTCGCTCGGTCCCGGATACCCCGCCCCGAATGCGGACGTACGCGCAAAAGCGCGAACAACGCTGGCGGCCCTGCCGGACGGGCGGCTCACCGTGATCGACGGGCTGGCCTGCGGCGTGATGGCCGAGGAACTATCGCCCCATGCCGACCGGCTTCGGCTCGTTGCACTGCTGCATCATCCGCTGGGGCATGAAAGCGGACTGGAGGAGGCGGCCGCCCGCGCGCTGATCGCGGCGGAACGGGCAGCCCTCGCCCACGTCCGGCATGTGGTGACGACGAGTGCGGCGACCGCACGCAGTGTGCGCGACACCTTGGGCGTCGCGGCCGAAGCCGTCAGCGTCGTCGAGCCGGGCGTCGAGATCGTCGCGAGCGCCCCTGCGAAAAGGCCGAGAGACGGCGCCGGTCCGCTGCGGCTTCTCAGTGTCGGATCGCTGATCCCGCGCAAGGACCATGCGACGCTGCTCGATGCGGTGAGCCGGCTCGCCCGCCGCGACATCCGGCTCGACATCGCGGGAAGCGCCGACCTCGATCCGGACCACGCTGCAGAAATCCGCGTGTTGATCGCGCGGCTCGGGCTGGAAGAAAAGGTCACGCTCCACGGGGCCTTGCCACGCGAGGCGCTCGACGCGCTCTACCGGGCGGCGGATCTTTTCGTGCTGACAACGCTCTACGAGGGCTATGGCATGGCCTTCGTCGAGGCGATGGCCCATGGCCTGCCGGTGATCGCGACCGGTGACGGCGCGGTGCGCGATACCGTGCCGGAAACGGCCGGCATCGTTTTGCCGGTTGGCGACGTCGCGGCGGTCGCCGATGCCCTTGCCCGGTTTGCCGACACGCCCGGCGAACGTCTTGCGCTGTCGCGCGGCGCGCGGGCGCATGTCGCGCGCCTGCCCGGCTGGGACACGCAAGCCGCGCGGTTTCTCACCATCTTGAAAGGCATAGAGCAATGA
- a CDS encoding alpha/beta fold hydrolase gives MTSSGITSGEKVGKDGALMPLTVAGTFAVLHSAQGAVGVVIAGAWGYEDLCARRSMRHLGDQLAASGYPTLRFDWPGTGDAPEPAAEVDGLANFEATLDAVCAWLRQMPGVEQIVLIGFGLGATLALKSVAEDRQDVAALALLAPVVKGRPYLRELQARAAMIGEITGAAPDCAPGEMLSIGGLGLSERLAADIRVLDVTALAGQSDLPPALVLYRSGKSAEEAFGEALRVRPGGEAHVFAGYDDLMSDPTASICPHPDFDRLVGWLVRTVPPRTSGVAPVLPCPPVLQVAGGASETPLAFGTQGGLIGIWCAPHSPASGALPVVFLNAGATPRAGWARGAAEVARALAARGIPSLRIDLSDIGDSRPQAGGPPIVHYHPAQIADLRAALDLVERQGYGAGAVVTGSCGGAYLALNGAVEEPRVRKVVAVNLQRFLWDPRDDVNEALRFGHTSVGGYGRKMLSVEKWKRVLCGKTNGLALLRSLLRRGFRRTERDLAPWLLGLAPFSRLYAKVHSNLAALRDRGVGVWLVFGDGNSGLAQLPVFFGKDLRRRVAYPNLAIIELSDADHNLTQRGARAELVDLLASAAAEGEVPRQVAE, from the coding sequence ATGACGTCGAGCGGGATCACTTCGGGTGAAAAGGTCGGCAAAGACGGCGCTTTGATGCCCTTGACCGTTGCCGGAACGTTTGCCGTACTGCATTCGGCGCAAGGGGCCGTGGGCGTCGTGATTGCCGGCGCCTGGGGTTATGAGGATCTGTGCGCGCGCCGTTCGATGCGTCATCTTGGCGATCAACTCGCGGCATCGGGGTATCCGACGCTGCGGTTTGACTGGCCGGGCACGGGCGACGCGCCAGAGCCGGCCGCAGAAGTCGATGGCCTGGCCAACTTTGAGGCGACACTGGATGCAGTCTGCGCCTGGTTGCGGCAGATGCCCGGCGTGGAGCAAATCGTTCTGATCGGCTTCGGTCTCGGGGCGACGCTTGCCCTCAAATCGGTCGCGGAGGACCGCCAGGACGTGGCGGCGCTTGCCCTGCTGGCTCCCGTGGTGAAGGGGCGACCCTATCTGCGGGAACTTCAGGCGCGTGCGGCTATGATCGGCGAGATCACCGGTGCGGCGCCGGATTGCGCGCCGGGCGAGATGCTCTCCATCGGCGGTCTCGGGCTCAGTGAGCGTCTGGCTGCCGATATTCGTGTGCTTGATGTCACCGCGCTCGCCGGACAGTCCGACTTGCCGCCGGCCCTCGTGCTGTATCGCTCCGGCAAGAGCGCGGAAGAGGCGTTCGGCGAGGCGTTGCGGGTCCGTCCGGGCGGCGAGGCGCATGTCTTTGCCGGCTACGATGATCTGATGAGCGACCCGACCGCCTCGATCTGTCCGCACCCGGATTTCGACCGGCTGGTCGGCTGGCTGGTGCGCACCGTCCCGCCGCGCACATCCGGCGTGGCGCCCGTGCTGCCGTGTCCGCCCGTCCTTCAGGTTGCCGGGGGCGCGAGCGAGACGCCGCTCGCCTTCGGCACACAAGGCGGTCTGATCGGCATCTGGTGCGCACCGCATTCTCCCGCGTCCGGCGCGCTTCCCGTCGTCTTCCTCAATGCCGGCGCAACACCGCGTGCCGGCTGGGCGCGTGGCGCGGCCGAGGTCGCACGGGCGCTGGCCGCGCGCGGCATTCCCTCGTTGCGCATCGACCTTTCCGACATCGGCGACAGCCGGCCCCAGGCTGGCGGGCCGCCGATCGTGCACTATCACCCGGCCCAGATTGCGGATCTGCGTGCCGCCCTCGACCTGGTGGAACGGCAGGGGTACGGGGCCGGTGCCGTTGTCACCGGAAGCTGCGGCGGCGCCTATCTGGCGCTGAACGGCGCGGTGGAAGAGCCCCGCGTGCGCAAGGTGGTCGCCGTCAACCTTCAGCGCTTCCTCTGGGATCCGCGTGACGACGTCAACGAGGCGCTTCGCTTCGGCCACACTTCGGTCGGCGGCTATGGTCGCAAGATGCTGAGCGTCGAGAAGTGGAAACGGGTCCTGTGCGGAAAGACCAACGGTCTGGCGCTCTTGCGCTCGCTCCTGCGCCGGGGCTTCCGGCGGACAGAGCGCGATCTCGCGCCCTGGCTGCTCGGCCTTGCGCCCTTTTCCAGGCTCTATGCGAAGGTGCATTCGAACCTGGCGGCGCTCCGCGACCGGGGCGTCGGGGTGTGGCTGGTCTTCGGTGACGGCAATTCCGGACTTGCGCAGCTTCCGGTTTTCTTCGGCAAGGACCTCCGCCGACGCGTCGCCTATCCCAATCTCGCGATCATTGAGCTTTCCGACGCCGATCACAATCTGACCCAGCGCGGCGCGCGTGCGGAACTGGTCGATCTGTTGGCGTCTGCGGCGGCCGAGGGCGAGGTGCCGCGTCAGGTCGCGGAATAG
- a CDS encoding class I SAM-dependent methyltransferase yields MSGFSGDWLSAREPVDLRARNANVRDAFVADVTARSATGPIRLLDLGAGTGATLRAFAPHVATPQAWRLAEYDPALIARARTLFSGERDIEVVEADLADGVPEALLEGVDAVTTSAFLDLVSAEWVAALARQLAGRRLPFLAMLSYDGRLSLAPSDPLDESIRAAMNAHQHGDKGFGPALGPQAADHTRDVFQAAGFRVVEGASDWEAERHEQAFQSMLVDGWAGAAREMAVDADELSRWHERRRHEIETERLVTRVGHRDLAALPG; encoded by the coding sequence ATGAGCGGATTTTCCGGCGACTGGCTGTCGGCGCGCGAACCGGTCGACCTGCGGGCCCGCAATGCAAACGTGCGCGACGCCTTCGTCGCCGATGTGACGGCGCGGAGCGCAACCGGACCGATCCGCCTGCTCGATCTGGGCGCCGGCACCGGCGCGACGCTTCGCGCGTTCGCCCCGCACGTCGCGACGCCCCAGGCATGGCGGCTCGCCGAATATGATCCGGCGCTGATCGCCCGTGCCAGAACGCTCTTCTCGGGCGAACGGGACATAGAGGTGGTCGAGGCGGATCTCGCCGACGGCGTGCCGGAGGCGTTGCTTGAGGGCGTCGACGCGGTGACGACCTCGGCCTTTCTCGATCTCGTTTCGGCGGAGTGGGTCGCGGCGCTTGCCCGCCAGCTTGCCGGCCGTCGGCTGCCGTTCCTCGCCATGCTGAGCTACGACGGCCGCCTGTCGCTCGCGCCCTCCGATCCCCTCGACGAGAGCATCCGCGCCGCGATGAACGCGCATCAGCATGGCGACAAGGGCTTTGGCCCGGCGCTTGGACCGCAAGCCGCCGATCATACCCGCGATGTGTTTCAGGCCGCCGGCTTTCGTGTGGTCGAAGGCGCTTCGGACTGGGAGGCGGAGCGCCACGAGCAGGCGTTCCAGTCGATGCTGGTCGACGGCTGGGCCGGGGCGGCGCGCGAGATGGCGGTCGATGCCGACGAGCTGTCTCGCTGGCATGAAAGGCGACGACACGAGATCGAAACGGAACGCCTTGTCACCCGGGTCGGGCACCGCGATCTCGCCGCGTTGCCCGGTTAG